The genomic DNA GCCCAGCTGCAGGAACGGGTGCGCCAGCTCGGCGCCGAGATCTCCCGGGACTACGCCGGTACCACCCCGATCCTGGTCAGCGTGCTCAAGGGCGCCCTGTACTTCATGGCCGACCTGACGCGGGCCATCACCATCCCCATCGTCATCGACTTCATGGCCATCACGTCCTACGGCGACCAGCAGGCCACCAGCGGTGCGGTCCGCCTCATCAAGGACCTGGACGAGCAGATCACCGCCCGCCACGTGATCCTCGTCGAGGACATCATCGACACCGGCCTGACCGCCGACTACCTCCTGCGCACCCTCCGGGCCCGGGACCCGGCCAGCCTG from Armatimonadota bacterium includes the following:
- the hpt gene encoding hypoxanthine phosphoribosyltransferase, giving the protein MALADDIARVLIPEAQLQERVRQLGAEISRDYAGTTPILVSVLKGALYFMADLTRAITIPIVIDFMAITSYGDQQATSGAVRLIKDLDEQITARHVILVEDIIDTGLTADYLLRTLRARDPASLHICTLLDKAARRIVDTLPIRYRGFEVPDEFVVGYGLDYRQLYRNLPFIGVLKPEVVAAPR